The following are encoded in a window of Oncorhynchus mykiss isolate Arlee chromosome 31, USDA_OmykA_1.1, whole genome shotgun sequence genomic DNA:
- the LOC110504672 gene encoding CXXC-type zinc finger protein 5 isoform X2, with protein MADTLDMSGPSSPEQQRANRILSEPLRRSLKHSHPCSLSEYLNNTNRIAHHHSSSSSTDIRGFLHPTAAQHRPNQPRQPKPHRAPSSNIDLWDSPSGLHLAHAAELLMRAGALTLTPTPKDQGPLGGLGAGGNGEEVEGGSRVEGDSMGCVTDFLPLLGCSWFSLNPGLFALTAGGGGFLTGGGGSMGMAGVGEGVEGLRGESSSPGGGGGAGRRKRKRCGECVPCRRMGNCEECSACRNRKTGHQICKYRKCEQLKKKAATGLEMVFPSGAAFPWLQ; from the exons ATGGCAGATACCCTGGACATGTCTGGCCCTTCCTCTCCGGAACAGCAGAGAGCCAATAGGATCCTCAGTGAGCCTCTAAGACGAAGCCTGAAGCACTCTCATCCCTGCTCCCTCTCAGAGTATCTCAACAACACCAACAGAATAGCCCACCACCATAGTAGCTCCAGTAGTACGGATATCAGGGGCTTCCTCCACCCCACCGCAGCGCAGCACAGGCCCAACCAGCCCAGGCAGCCCAAGCCTCACCGGGCCCCCTCCTCCAACATAGACCTCTGGGATTCCCCCAGTGGGCTTCACCTGGCTCATGCTGCAGAGCTGCTGATGAGGGCTGGGGCCTTGACACTGACCCCCACACCCAAGGACCAGGGCCCTCTGGgcgggctgggggctggggggaATGGGGAGGAGGTGGAAGGTGGGTCCAGGGTTGAAGGGGACAGCATGGGTTGTGTGACAGACTTCCTGCCACTGCTAGGCTGCTCCTGGTTCTCCTTGAACCCAGGCCTGTTTGCTCTGACAGCGGGAGGAGGGGGATTCCTGACTGGTGGTGGAGGGTCAATGGGAATGGCCGGCGTTGGGGAGGGTGTTGAGGGGTTGCGAGGCGAGAGCTCGTCCCCTGGCGGCGGGGGGGGAGCtgggagaaggaagaggaagCGGTGTGGAGAGTGTGTGCCATGTCGACGGATGGGGAACTGTGAAGAGTGCAGCGCCTGCCGCAACCGTAAGACCGGACACCAGATCTGCAAGTACAGGAAGTGTGAGCAGCTGAAGAAGAAGGCAGCCACTGGGTTAGAG ATGGTGTTTCCATCAGGAGCAGCGTTTCCATGGCTACAATAG
- the LOC110504672 gene encoding CXXC-type zinc finger protein 5 isoform X1, translating to MADTLDMSGPSSPEQQRANRILSEPLRRSLKHSHPCSLSEYLNNTNRIAHHHSSSSSTDIRGFLHPTAAQHRPNQPRQPKPHRAPSSNIDLWDSPSGLHLAHAAELLMRAGALTLTPTPKDQGPLGGLGAGGNGEEVEGGSRVEGDSMGCVTDFLPLLGCSWFSLNPGLFALTAGGGGFLTGGGGSMGMAGVGEGVEGLRGESSSPGGGGGAGRRKRKRCGECVPCRRMGNCEECSACRNRKTGHQICKYRKCEQLKKKAATGLEKMVFPSGAAFPWLQ from the exons ATGGCAGATACCCTGGACATGTCTGGCCCTTCCTCTCCGGAACAGCAGAGAGCCAATAGGATCCTCAGTGAGCCTCTAAGACGAAGCCTGAAGCACTCTCATCCCTGCTCCCTCTCAGAGTATCTCAACAACACCAACAGAATAGCCCACCACCATAGTAGCTCCAGTAGTACGGATATCAGGGGCTTCCTCCACCCCACCGCAGCGCAGCACAGGCCCAACCAGCCCAGGCAGCCCAAGCCTCACCGGGCCCCCTCCTCCAACATAGACCTCTGGGATTCCCCCAGTGGGCTTCACCTGGCTCATGCTGCAGAGCTGCTGATGAGGGCTGGGGCCTTGACACTGACCCCCACACCCAAGGACCAGGGCCCTCTGGgcgggctgggggctggggggaATGGGGAGGAGGTGGAAGGTGGGTCCAGGGTTGAAGGGGACAGCATGGGTTGTGTGACAGACTTCCTGCCACTGCTAGGCTGCTCCTGGTTCTCCTTGAACCCAGGCCTGTTTGCTCTGACAGCGGGAGGAGGGGGATTCCTGACTGGTGGTGGAGGGTCAATGGGAATGGCCGGCGTTGGGGAGGGTGTTGAGGGGTTGCGAGGCGAGAGCTCGTCCCCTGGCGGCGGGGGGGGAGCtgggagaaggaagaggaagCGGTGTGGAGAGTGTGTGCCATGTCGACGGATGGGGAACTGTGAAGAGTGCAGCGCCTGCCGCAACCGTAAGACCGGACACCAGATCTGCAAGTACAGGAAGTGTGAGCAGCTGAAGAAGAAGGCAGCCACTGGGTTAGAG AAGATGGTGTTTCCATCAGGAGCAGCGTTTCCATGGCTACAATAG
- the LOC110504684 gene encoding ubiquitin-conjugating enzyme E2 D2 isoform X1: protein MALKRIHKELNDLARDPPAQCSAGPVGDDMFHWQATIMGPNDSPYQGGVFFLTIHFPTDYPFKPPKVAFTTRIYHPNINSNGSICLDILRSQWSPALTISKVLLSICSLLCDPNPDDPLVPEIARIYKTDREKYNRIAREWTQKYAM, encoded by the exons ATGGCTCTTAAAAGAATTCACAAG GAGTTGAATGACTTGGCACGGGACCCACCAGCCCAGTGTTCTGCAGGACCAGTAGGAGATGACA TGTTTCACTGGCAAGCCACAATAATGGGACCT AACGACAGTCCTTATCAGGGTGGGGTATTCTTCCTGACCATTCACTTTCCCACAGACTACCCCTTCAAACCGCCAAAG GTTGCGTTTACCACAAGAATCTACCACCCAAATATCAACAGCAACGGCAGCATCTGTCTCGACATCCTGCGATCACAGTGGTCTCCCGCCCTCACCATCTCCAAAG TTCTCCTGTCAATCTGCTCTCTGCTGTGCGACCCAAACCCGGACGACCCCTTAGTACCGGAGATCGCTCGCATCTACAAGACGGACAGGGAAAA GTACAACAGAATAGCTCGGGAATGGACACAAAAGTATGCAATGTAG
- the LOC110504684 gene encoding ubiquitin-conjugating enzyme E2 D2 isoform X2 gives MFHWQATIMGPNDSPYQGGVFFLTIHFPTDYPFKPPKVAFTTRIYHPNINSNGSICLDILRSQWSPALTISKVLLSICSLLCDPNPDDPLVPEIARIYKTDREKYNRIAREWTQKYAM, from the exons A TGTTTCACTGGCAAGCCACAATAATGGGACCT AACGACAGTCCTTATCAGGGTGGGGTATTCTTCCTGACCATTCACTTTCCCACAGACTACCCCTTCAAACCGCCAAAG GTTGCGTTTACCACAAGAATCTACCACCCAAATATCAACAGCAACGGCAGCATCTGTCTCGACATCCTGCGATCACAGTGGTCTCCCGCCCTCACCATCTCCAAAG TTCTCCTGTCAATCTGCTCTCTGCTGTGCGACCCAAACCCGGACGACCCCTTAGTACCGGAGATCGCTCGCATCTACAAGACGGACAGGGAAAA GTACAACAGAATAGCTCGGGAATGGACACAAAAGTATGCAATGTAG